The nucleotide sequence CAACAGGCCTTGCACGCCCACCCCAGCCTGCTGGCCTCGGTGGGCTTCGGGGAGTTGCCCCTGCTGCGGCAGGGCACCTTTAGCCTGTGGCGGGAGATGGCCGGAGTCCGGGCCTTTGCCTACGGCTCCCCGGGGCACCGAGCTGCGATTCGCCAGACCCGCCGCCTCGGCTGGTACAGCGAGGACCTGTTCGCCCGCTTCGTGCCCCTGCAGGCCGAGGGCCTCTGGGACGGCCGCGATCCCCTCGCCGGGCTGCTGCCGCCCTGAGGTCGGCATACGGCGCCGCCCCGCTTCCTGGTTCCGGCCTTTACCAGCGCTCGGTGACCGACTTGAGCTGCAGGAAGTTCGCCAGGTAGTCCGGGCCGCCCGCCTTGGAATCGGTGCCGCTCATGTTGTACCCACCAAAGGGCTGCACCCCCACGATCGCCCCCGTGATCTTGCGGTTGAAATACAGGTTTCCCACCTCAAACTCAGCGCGGGCCTGCTCCAGGCGCTGGCGGTTATTGCTGCATACGCCGCCGGTGAGGCCGTACTCGGTCGCGTTGGCGATCCGCAGCGCGTCCTGCCAGTCGCGCGCCCGCAGCACCGCGACCACCGGCCCAAAGATTTCCTCCTGGGCGATGCGGGCTTCCGGGCTCACGTCCCCGATGATGGTGGGTTGGACGTAATAGCCCTTCTTGCCCTCACATTCGCCCGGGGCCTCGCCGCCCAGCAGCACCTGCCCTTCCTGCTTGCCGATGGCAAGGTACTGGCGGATCTTTTCGAAGCTCTCCTCGTTGACCACCGCCGTGACGTTGGCGTTTTCTTCACCGGTGCCCACCTTGAGGGCCCTGGTGCGCTCCACAAAGGCGTTCACCACCTTGTCGTACACCTCGTCCACCACAATCAGGCGGCTCATCGCGGAGCACTTCTGCCCATTGAAGCCGAAAGCGCTTTGGGTCGCGGCGGTCACGGCAACGTCCAGATCGGCGGTCTCGTCCACGATGAGCGCGTCCTTGCCGCCCAGTTCCAGCACCACCTTTTTGATCCACTTCTGCCCCTGCACGACCTTGGCGGCCACCTCGTTGATGTGCAGGCCCACCGCCCGCGAACCGGTAAAGGTGATGAAGCGCGTCTTGGGATGCGTGGTGAGGTACTCGCCCACCTCGGCGCCGATGCCGGGCAGGAATTGCAGCACGCCGGGGGGGAGTCCCGCTTCCAGCAGGATGTCCACCATGAAGCCTGCGATCAGGCCGGAATCCTCGGCGGGCTTGGCGATCACGCAGTTGCCGACCACGATGGGCGCCGCCAGCATTCCCGTAAAGATCGCACACGGGAAGTTCCACGGTGAGATGGAGACGCCCACCCCGAGGGGCAGGTACAGCAGGCCGTTTTCTTCGCCCTCAAACCACGTCGTCTCGGCGGCGCCAAAGCCCGCGTACCTCATCGCGGAGCGGGCGTAGTACTCCAGAAAGTCAATCGCCTCCGCGACCTCGACGTCGGCTTCGGCGTAGTTCTTGCCGACCTCCAGCGTCATCAGCGCGCAGGCCTCCAGGCGGCGGCGCTTGAGGATCGCGGCGGCCTTGAGGAGGATGCGGGCGCGAGCGTCCATCTCCCAGGTCTTCCAGGTCTCAAAGGCCTGCCACGCGCCTTCTAGGGCACGCTGCGCGTCTTCAACGGTCGCCTTGGCCGTTGTGCCGATCACCTCCGAGGTGTCGCAGGGATTGACGGAAGTCAGCCGCTGGGGCGTGTCCACTCGCTCGCCATTGATGATCAGGGGGTAATGCCTGCCGACGAGTTCAGCGCGGACCCGCTGCAGCGCGGCCTGATAGGCCCTGACGTTCTCTTCGCGGGTGAAGTCGGTAAAGGGCTGGGGGCGGTAGTCCTGGACTTTAATCATGGGCATTCCTTTCGAGGCGGGAGGCGCTCAGGATCAGGCGTGAGGGGTGGGGTGACGCTGCCTAGCCCTTGAGCATGCCGCGCAGCACAAACAGCGCGTTGCGCGGTGTCTCGGCGATGCGGCGGCTGAAGTACGGGTACCAGTCGCGCCCGTAGGGGATGTAGGCGCGGACGCGGTAGCCCTGCCGAGCAAGCTCCTTTTGTAGGTCGCGCCGCACGCCGTACAGCATCTGGAACTCAAAGGCGTCGCGGCGGACGCCGTGGGCGAGCACAA is from Deinococcus sp. YIM 77859 and encodes:
- the pruA gene encoding L-glutamate gamma-semialdehyde dehydrogenase, which codes for MIKVQDYRPQPFTDFTREENVRAYQAALQRVRAELVGRHYPLIINGERVDTPQRLTSVNPCDTSEVIGTTAKATVEDAQRALEGAWQAFETWKTWEMDARARILLKAAAILKRRRLEACALMTLEVGKNYAEADVEVAEAIDFLEYYARSAMRYAGFGAAETTWFEGEENGLLYLPLGVGVSISPWNFPCAIFTGMLAAPIVVGNCVIAKPAEDSGLIAGFMVDILLEAGLPPGVLQFLPGIGAEVGEYLTTHPKTRFITFTGSRAVGLHINEVAAKVVQGQKWIKKVVLELGGKDALIVDETADLDVAVTAATQSAFGFNGQKCSAMSRLIVVDEVYDKVVNAFVERTRALKVGTGEENANVTAVVNEESFEKIRQYLAIGKQEGQVLLGGEAPGECEGKKGYYVQPTIIGDVSPEARIAQEEIFGPVVAVLRARDWQDALRIANATEYGLTGGVCSNNRQRLEQARAEFEVGNLYFNRKITGAIVGVQPFGGYNMSGTDSKAGGPDYLANFLQLKSVTERW